Proteins encoded together in one Bacteroidota bacterium window:
- a CDS encoding DUF3887 domain-containing protein, translating to MRLLPLAFALLLLPVPALAQPADTAFVARAEMLVDALLAGDTETVAADFNEQMHTALPPERLATLGPTLQAQLGVRQERLGARVEPGPVTTVVVTERFERATVDVRVSFDAEGKVAGLFVRPVPPEEAAEVEPSALPPYADETAYRSEDVTVDAGVGLPLGGTLLVPESDAPVPGVVLVHGSGPSDRDGTVGPNKPLRDLAVGSASDGVAVLRFEKRTKAHPEAFAGGTYTVFDESIEDALTALDLLRGHPDVDPERLFVAGHSLGGMLAPRTARSAAERGVPVAGYVVLAGGARPLEDIVEDQLDYLDGVAPDADGQRATIRKALAAVRALAPADSASTEPILGAPPAYWLDLRAHAPATLAADLGVPVLVVHGGRDYQVPDADFAVWQDALADAPHATLRRYPSLNHLLVSGEGPSAPAEYEQPGFVDATLVGETAEWIRSQ from the coding sequence ATGCGACTCCTGCCGCTCGCTTTCGCCTTGCTCCTGCTCCCAGTTCCTGCCCTCGCGCAGCCTGCCGACACCGCCTTTGTCGCCCGCGCCGAGATGCTCGTTGACGCGCTTCTGGCAGGCGACACCGAGACGGTCGCGGCCGACTTCAACGAGCAGATGCACACAGCCCTGCCGCCCGAGCGTCTCGCCACGCTCGGCCCGACACTCCAGGCACAGCTCGGGGTGCGGCAGGAGCGACTCGGTGCCCGCGTCGAGCCAGGGCCGGTCACGACGGTTGTAGTGACGGAGCGCTTCGAGCGGGCGACGGTGGACGTGCGCGTGTCGTTCGACGCTGAGGGGAAGGTGGCCGGACTCTTCGTCCGACCCGTACCGCCGGAGGAGGCGGCAGAGGTGGAGCCAAGCGCGCTGCCGCCCTACGCGGACGAAACGGCGTATCGGTCCGAAGACGTGACCGTCGATGCGGGCGTCGGACTGCCGCTCGGCGGAACGCTGCTCGTGCCCGAGTCGGACGCGCCCGTGCCGGGTGTCGTGCTCGTCCACGGCTCCGGGCCGAGCGACCGCGACGGGACCGTCGGGCCGAACAAACCGCTCCGTGACCTCGCCGTCGGGTCTGCGAGCGATGGTGTCGCCGTGCTCCGGTTCGAGAAGCGGACGAAGGCGCATCCCGAGGCGTTCGCCGGCGGAACGTACACCGTCTTCGATGAGAGCATCGAGGACGCGCTCACCGCGCTCGACCTGCTCCGCGGGCACCCGGACGTGGACCCGGAGCGGCTGTTCGTGGCCGGGCACAGCCTCGGGGGTATGCTCGCGCCACGTACCGCTCGGTCTGCTGCCGAGCGTGGGGTGCCGGTCGCAGGCTACGTCGTGCTCGCCGGCGGGGCGCGCCCGCTCGAAGACATCGTCGAGGACCAACTCGACTACCTCGACGGCGTCGCGCCCGACGCGGACGGTCAGCGCGCCACCATCCGCAAAGCCCTCGCCGCCGTCCGCGCCCTCGCTCCGGCCGACAGCGCCTCGACCGAACCTATCCTCGGCGCGCCGCCGGCCTACTGGCTCGACCTCCGCGCTCACGCGCCGGCCACGCTCGCGGCCGACCTCGGCGTGCCCGTGCTCGTCGTTCACGGCGGGCGCGACTACCAAGTGCCCGACGCCGACTTCGCCGTGTGGCAGGATGCGCTCGCCGATGCGCCGCACGCTACGCTCCGGCGCTACCCGTCGCTCAACCACCTTCTCGTTTCGGGCGAGGGACCGAGTGCGCCCGCCGAGTACGAGCAGCCGGGCTTCGTGGACGCCACGCTCGTCGGTGAGACGGCCGAGTGGATCCGCAGCCAGTAG
- a CDS encoding (2Fe-2S)-binding protein, protein MDVHIDRCYCFSTTFDELKAVAASTGAATVEDLQDHAVFGHNCQLCHPYVRRMLRTGQVVFQEIVTAEDEPEDEVKG, encoded by the coding sequence GTGGACGTCCACATCGACCGGTGCTACTGCTTCAGCACGACCTTCGACGAGTTGAAGGCCGTCGCCGCGTCCACGGGCGCGGCGACGGTCGAGGACCTGCAGGACCACGCCGTCTTCGGGCACAACTGCCAGCTCTGCCACCCCTACGTCCGGCGGATGCTGCGGACCGGGCAGGTAGTCTTTCAGGAGATCGTGACGGCGGAGGACGAGCCGGAGGACGAAGTGAAGGGGTAA